TGTCATCACCTGTAAATCATTTCAGATATGAGCATCACAGTCGGTATCTAATAcctaaaaattagaattagagaccatattaatttcaacaacaAACATACCTTGGACAAAGGTAAGGAATTTAGGATAGTTCCTCTTCGAATGCCCTTTCTCATGGTAGTAGTGGTAGGCATCTTCCGCCTTGCTGGCTTTATGAACCTCCTTCCTCTTCCCTTTGCCAATAGCTGGGGCCTTGACAATTGGTTTGCTCGCAAGGACTGGACCTTTGGCATTgctattcttcttcttcttccaacATCGGGCCTTCTTGCCTTTCTTAGAAGTCGAAGCCTCTCGCAACATGATTGTAGGCTCCGATCTCTTGATATTCGCCTTGAATTGGACCAACATATTGATCAATTTGGGGATGGACTTCTCAAGCCCATTCATGTTAAAGTTTACGAATAAAGGGGTCGTACGAGGGAGGGAGCAACTAAAGGAACACATCAATATATGTGTCGTTCTTAATCCTTGCCTTCATGTCCTAAAGCTTCTCTATGAAGGATAGCATTTGGATGCAGTGATCATGAACCGATGATCCTTCAGCCATCTTAGTGCCAAAGAATGCTTTAGTCGCGGCATATTGTATATGCCGATCAAGCACCCCATACAAATCATGCAAACACATCATGATTGAACTAGCATGATCCGACGTATCATACTATTTTTGGAGTTCATTTATCATAGAAGTCAGTGTGATACTGCAAACTTACGATCATCATCATGCCATTTCTCGAATGTCACACGTTCTTCAGCACTATAGTCTTCCATAAGGGCAGCAGGAGGGGACTGATCCAGATCATAGGTCTTGCTCTCAAACTCCAAAACAATTTTTAAGTTCCTTAGCCAGTCAttgtagtattttttaattcagtTTGTTAGCATCAAGAATAACAGtaagtggattcttagacaaTAATTTGATCTACATCACAATAAAAGCATCAATTAgcaaatttttcttaatattgaatataagTTATGACATACTCTTTAGTCATAGACTACTCCcattatttcttcaaaattccATTACTCTCAAATGGGTATTCTATGAAATGGTTTTCTAGTAGGCTTGAGGTCCACGATGATAATTCTCCATGCCTCCCTTTTACGATTCGCACGGAAATTACCCCATGGGAGGtaacatttgccattctcatcatatgagatccccaagatattttgcctcgCTTTTCACATGATTTCAAGGACTCCAAATGAATCACGCTATTCCACGTTAGGCCTAACCCATGAACCAAGTGAATTATTTCTAGTATcacccccacgactcgtgagacgaAAAAAAATAGGAGAATAGTTTTTTCGTTCATAACAATAGTGTAGCTTTCCTTAATTCCAAAATGGACACAACTCATGAGACCAAGAAAGGGATGAAAGCAGAATCCACACCACAAattatggatggaaggcttggactTATTAAACCTTTTAATATGtccattatgggcctaatattaTACTTGGACAATCCAAGTGaaagtttaattttctttagatCGAGACCTTATCACATTAGTAATTTGCATGcttgttgtttaaaaaataataaatcatgcATAGCATCACATGCATaaacctagcatacccctATTAGGATGGTCACAAGCTTATTTCTATACGACCCACTAAGCCCCTAGTGGATCATTGGTCTTTCTAAGGGTAGctcctatgctattacaaattCTTATAACCATTACACTTAATGGGCCTTTGGTAATCCTTCTTTACTTAATGATCTTCTCCAAGTGTCTCCTTGGATGCCATCTCCATGGACGGCCTTTATAATAAgtcattttttaatgaaataaaatgccTCACTTCCTAAGCTACTCTTATTACAACTGAAAGTATAGAAACCCTCATCATAAGTTGGGGGAAGGTACATAAGAGGGAGAAAGTATGCCTTATTATTTCCAAGGCTACAAAgggagaaagaagagaagaataaGAGGCACGTATGCCCCAATCCAAATAGAATATAATACCAATCACATGGGTTCAATgggctttgtgatcatcctttaattcatttatcacataaacaaattaaacacATTTCATAATATCACATATTATGAAATTGCACATCAAGTATGAAGAGACATCCAATATCATATATGTCATAATTATGCAATAAAAACATATGTTGCTGCTTCAcaagaaattgcatttaataatgaaaatcaACACCTTTTATTTCCAGCAAACAccttaatccaattaaagttTGCTGAGAATAATCTTCACTAAATTCAAGTTTTGGACATTCCAAaacaatttaatcaatatcatggaaatattttctacaaaattaatagattTTTCCTGTTGCTAGGACACTCAAGTTTCAAACATGGGTTGCAAAGTGGAGGAAGTGTTCCTCCACCAGTTGGCCACatacatttttgtttatcctttcttttttattatttgaataaacaaAACTGAATCATAAAAGatgctttaaaatatttttaaaatatgccatgatatccaaaaattaaaatagaacacaatatattttcaaaaacatgTAAATCATGctttgatcaaaattaaaacaaccATCTACATCACATAAACAATAGCCATGAGTGTGGAatcgggctctgataccactgaaaGGATCGGTATTGCCTAGGACTTGGCAAGAATGCAACGGAAGTatgaaaataagcatatttaaattctaaatagAAAGGAAACTAGTCTTTAATTTCGGGCATTCGACACTCAACAAGCATAAAACAATCTTGAAATAAAACAAGTAGCTATTCTAACATAAAATGACGGAAATGTAATAACGAAATTTTACCTTTCTTATTTGAAGACTTTCTTCGAACTTTTCTCCTCCAACCGTTTGCTCATCCAAAAATCAACGAGATCTCTTTTACGTCGAATACACACTACACAATAAGGTGGTTTACATTAAACCTTGCTAGAGGTAAAGCGTATGTAGTATAAGAGACTTTATTATACTATTGATTTAGTATATCAAACTCAAGAGGACCTTGCTCTAGTTTGAAACTAGttcaagaagaacaagaatagagagaaaaagagggaGAAGAGAGTTGTCAAGATGATAGGTGTGAGGGAGGATTGTTGTCTTTTGTATCATATACAAAATAACATATACACAAGCCTATACACTATACAGACATACAAGAGACATCTCATGTAcatattgtatatatacatgtatacatTGCATGTCAAATCAAGAATAGGTACAATATGTGTCCCCATAGTATACAATCTATTAGTATCATAAGCACTCAAGTAATAACTCCATCATCcttataactttatatatatacatatatatattacatacaaataaatattcaagCTAGGGCTACACATATGCATATATTTAACCTTTTGAgcttaattcaaaaaataaattaaacctaTGGATTTGGCCTCCATAGAATCAATCAATTCTTAAAAGTcgaaatagaattaatttgatctcatcaaataaatcttaGCCCATAGCCTAATTAAGTAATCCATCAAATAATTGAGCCTACCCcgatttatttaatctcattaaattGCCAAGtcaaaactctaattaattgatcctattaattaatgcattcggttcaattaaaattgatcttatgaaattaattaaatcaaattcaaatttaattaatctcattaaCTAAATCTTGTGCTTCCCATCACATGAGTTCTCCCATTTAAATGATCATATCATTTAAtctttctaattaatttaaactctttaaatcaattcattccttctagaattaattcataattaattctattactTCCTTGAGTGGTGTTTTCTGTGACTCTATAAGTTAACCCTCAAGTAGACTTGGGCTTGTgtcaatacataatttaattggcaaatatttttgtactagATTAATTagatcatatttaattaatctcttTCAATTAACACTTAATTCAAAAGCACCAGTCATCATGGGTAGTCGCCTAACaacagtccatggcactagaaaATAGGTGAAAATGGCGTGAACCTTACGGCTATCGAGTCTGTATGGGTATAGTCCTTCCATCGCCTATATCCTGATCTTAGTTTAGAGCATGGAATTGGTTATCGGTTCCCATCAAAAACTAGGCATCTACGTATAATATTCTGATTATGTTTCTCCACTTGATTAACATAGAAAAACACTTTCCTATTTGATCACCCgttatggccatagacttccGGGAGATTGCTATCACATAATGATAGGCGACAGATCCtctcttggaactcaccaaGCTTCATATACGTTCCAACTGTCAAAATATGGTGATCTCTTATAAGGCCCTAGATATAGTTGTCTCATATATGAGACTGCATGGATCATCAAGTCTGAGAATTAAATCCCATACTTTCAAAGCTGAGGAGttcaagtcatactgaccaagaCTCACGGGCtaccatatgacgattcccggCGAGTTAGTTTAGTTGGCTTGACAACCTTTTTTATCCACccattaaaattgcatagacgtcatACGACAGAGGCGTAATACGCCTGTCATCTATGAAATACAACACCCATCTTATGGATGCAATATTTAGTGAAAGTCTCAGTACAACCCTTGATGCCCGTTCTCGTGGCTCTCtacttggaacattttagaTCCAATCCTtgaaagttggtttcatagttgCGATCAAATGTACAACCCGACTTCATTAGTTGATTAGTGATATGTGGGCTTTGCTGCAATGTATTAAATTACATGAGTAAGAACAACAAAGTAAGGCCAAGTGGATACTTACTCtcattaaaagataaaaaaaattgcttaaATAGATTATCAAATagccaatctaattgactttcTGATCACTTATTCTAACAATATTATCACCGACCATGAAACAATAAACATACTTTCATCGGTGCAGAGAAAagatcttaaaaaaataaaatttgatgtgaaaacaaaagaatgaaTTGGACAAAGTAAATTAACATAAACTAAGTacaaataagcataaaataactaaattaaattaaataaaaaatatagttacaTTATCACCGATCATGAAGGAATAAAACAGTTTCATTGGCGccaaaaacaaaatcttaaaagacgaaaaattgatgtgaaaatagaagaatgaatttaacaaaaataaatcaacaattaaaacaacaaatactTATCATGCATTTCTCTTGAAGCCTGAATGAATACATGttaaacacaaataaaaactaaatgacAGATGAAATAGAATTCTACAAATAAATACTAAGCAAATTATATACTCATTAGcactaaataaatatgttcattattttagaaaaaaaatgaaaaaaacaataaaagtaaaatataaaaataattaatggatGAAACTATAATATGATGTTGACATAAACTAGTCAATACATTTTAAACTTGTACAGACTTGACATGAATATAATAtggtaacaaaaaaatatacaattaatagcCATGTTCATTTCACATACCATATGATCTTCCCCGAAATCAGCGATCTGGATGAGCGACCTCACAATAGTCAACTAATTCCACCAAGATCAAGTGTTGGGTTCCTGAGAATAAGACAAGTAaagtgagctcgtcgggcacgtcccctcCAACGACCCTccaacgctcaagttaggttgatcgaggtAAATGTGTACGATTAAAggcataaataaaaaaggattAGCATTAATTACCTCGTAATATGGCGtcttggggtatttatagggcttAACCGGATACTGTAGAAGGgaccacgtggccttatcctacTAGCTTACGTCCGCGATCGGACGGTTGGCGTTGCCTAGGTCTTCAAGTGGATAAACGGGTCCGGGACAAGTCTGCTCCGACCCGACCGGGAGAAAAGACGCGGATCCAGGGCGAAAAgactaaaatgcccttcattaagggtattataGGCATTTTTCATGTATACCTATCATTACTCCCTCACTTATTCAAAGTGCAAGGTATTGCTCTGTGAAGAAGTAGAGTGGTCGTGACCATTTGATCAAGCTGGAGACGCCGCCACGTGTTAACATCTGGCTACTTTTTCAGAACCGCGTTTCCCTGAGCAAATCGCCTATAAATAGGCCTCCATTCAAATGATATGGCTTACCCCACTCTCGAGCTTCTGCGACTAATACCAAGAATTCAATTTCGATTTCGACCTGCAGCGTCTTGAGCCATCCTGCTTTAAGGTACAATGTCTTCCAGCTTTAGTTCCAATTCTAACTCAAGTCCTGGGTCTGGTTCGAGGTCGTTCGCGACCTCACCAAACTCGACTGAAGCTCCTACACCTTCTTTTGTCGCATCtctaaaagaaataagaagtTCGTAATTCCCAAGAAATCAcaaaaaaccaagaaaaccCGAGACGAGCAGGCCAGTCCTTCTACTCTTGAGAAATTCTAAGATAGGATGATTAGAAACTCTTGGGAAGCCGTAGTTAGCGCAGTCATAACACCTGTTCATAAGATTAGGGATCGCTATTTTATACCCACGACTATGAAATCCTAATACCAAAATCTTTTGACCGTATGCATCAACCTCCGTCGGGTTTTTGTACATTTTCTATTAAGCACTTTGACGCTGGTCTGAGACTTCCCTTGTCTTCTCCTTTATCTGCTATTCTCCATAAACTACGGCTTTCCCCTATGCAACTATCTCCCGACTCTATCAGCCATatcattctttttataaaaatcatgaaatttttgcATCTATAGCCAAGTTTTGACGATTTTTGGTCTTTGTATTCCTTCACCACTTCCAAACGATCAGGGGATAGgggttttttctatctttttgcTAAGACAGCGTGTAGGTACTTAGAACCCTTGAAGTCCAATCTTGGCCCCTGGCatgataagtatatttttattcgacCTCCCCTAGTATTGTATGGCCCTTCCGTTTAGaatggaataaatataaacCTTTCACCTAAAACAAGTGGAGGGGGGGCTGGAAGGTGACTAAATTAATAGCCTTACAGCTTTTAAATACGATCCGAAGAAGCTTTTAACTGAGAAGGTATTGCGGCTCGCACGTCTATCTCCAGCACCCCTCCACATCAATGAGACTTTAggtgattttttattctgatcctgatatatttttcatctgtGCTTGGATCGCTGACTTAaaacttttcttgttttgcagACGAGCTAGTGATGAACTCCCGATTGGCCCTGCAACTAAAAgccatacaaaataaaatgggaGGGCAGCCGGTCGCTCCTCCTATCGACACATCCGCGACCGCGACCATGTCCCCCTCACCCATTCGATCACTAATTCCGGCCGGTCCTTCAGAGGCCAATCAAAGCCCCAAACCAGAAAACCCTATCCAAATCGACAGCGAGGGGACTCCCCTTAACGAATACAATTCTGAACACCTGGACTTACATCTCGATGACGATCTAAGTGAGGGTCAGAATGTCAATCAAGGTAAGAGTTTGGGCGACCAAGGTGGAGAAGGAACAAGTtcgaagaagagaaagaggcATCACAAGCATAAGGATAAAAACCTTGCTGAACCCTCCGACTCGTCCAAATCTTCAAAATCTTCTCTACCCAGGGTGAACCAGTGGGTTAAGTCGCAAAGCAGGATGGCCAAAGAAGCTGCCGAGAAAGCCGAACAGCAGGAAGAACGCGAATGTTATTTACGGTTGGAGAGGTTTTCTTCCTGCTGGGAGGAAACCTGAGAAGAACTGAAGGGAGATCATCATTCAACATCCGAGCTAAAGGGTGATCATCTAATCCCCAGGTGGAACATATCTGCTAGTAGCTCGGTCCTCTACACCAAGCCAGGGCAAGATTCTTGGGACCTGTTCGATGCCTGTATCCTTCCTCGCGATCAGGCTTCCTTGCTGATGAACGCTCCTACCAGGATAGAGGAACACGGGGCTCACACTTTGATGCAGGTAACGACCTTGAGAATATTCAATTTAGCACCTCAATGCCTGCTTTTTAATACATCTGTCTTCTGTTAGTTTCTTTAGATGGCTACCTTCTTCAGAAGTTTATCCATGAAATGTGCGAGCTACCATAGGAACCAGATAGCTGTTGATCCCAAGGTAGGGGAACTCTTGGCCAAGCTACCGGAGAAGGAGAGAATGGATCAAACTCATGTCGGGGAAATGCAGACCTTGATCAAAGAAgtacaaaaactaaaaagccAGCTCGCAGCAGCTACCGAGGCCACAGATGTCGCATTTTCCAAGGGAAAGAAAGAGGGATTCGAGGCTGGCAAAGAAGCCGGGATAGTCTAAGGTCATAAAGAGGGTTTTCAGTCTGGCCATGCACAAGGAATTGAAGAAACCCAGGCTGGTCGCATTACCCTTGAGGAACATCATCAAGCCCTCGCCAGCTCCCGTGTTTCTATAGCTCGTGATTTCTTGAAGTCTGGCTCGTTCAAAACTGCTGTTGAGATCAAGCCTGCCGACTTCTTCAACAAGGGCTACAGAACTTGCGAGGCACAGCTCGAAACTTTAGGTGGCTTTGCAGATTCCTTTGATCGGAGTCGTATGGATATAACATTAGGTGGGAAGCTACAGCCATACCCTAAAGAGCCCGCTCCCGCAGACAATGAGTTCTCCGTTTTGCTTGACGAAATAGAGCCTGATCCTTAGTTGGATGCTTCTGATTCTtggattttttgtaatatggGGTCAACATTGAACACTTCTAACCCTTTTGTACTAACCCCCAGGATAGAAACAACTTTTTGATTTAATcacattttttgtcaataCAACACTTTTGAGTTCGACTTCCTGATTCGCATATTTGAATACCTACTTCAGTCTGTCATTACGAATACCTCATTTTTAGATCGCAAGCCAaatctttttcagttcgcacTTTTTGAAtacctctttttcagttggcatgcagagtgcatctttttttaGATCGCACTTGTTGAATGCCTCTTTTTCATTTGGCATGCAgggtgcatctttttcagatcgcacttGTTGACTGCCtcttttttcagttggcatgtagagtgcatctttttcagatcgcacttGTTGAATGCCTCTATTTTAGTTGGCATGCAGAGTGCATCTTTTTTAGATCGGTCTGGTTGaatgcctctttttcagttggcatgTAGAGTGTATCTTTTTGAAATTGCACTTGTTGaatgcctctttttcagttggcattTGGATTCTCGATCAAGAAGAccaataaatgataattaaggaacataaagaaaaatgcacATAATTTTCGAACgggtatattatataattgaacttGGTTTTTTTCGAACATAACAAATGTACAACATGATCGGCCTTTTTCAGGCCCCAAGATGAGAACTAATCGGCCTTTCACAAGCACAAGAAATGCGAGCTTCCTATCCTTGAACGTCTTCAAGCAGTTGACGGCCTTTCGCAGGCACCTTAAATTTGGATCCTCGatcagttgatggcctttcgcaGGCTCCTTAAATGTGAATTTCTTCGaacagttgatggcctttcgcaGGCTCCTCAAATGTGAATCTCTTTGaacagttgatggccttttgCAGGCTCCCAATAAGCGATGTCCTTCATGcataaaatttcttcaaattctgaATGTTCCATGGTCGTGGTAAGTTCTGCCCCTGCATATTTTGCAATTTGTACGTACCTTTCTTTTTGATTTCGATTATTCTATACGGGCCTTCTTAAGAGGCATCCAGCTTACCCACATGCTTTGACACATCTACTTTTTTTAGCACTAAATCACCCACTTGCAGCTGCCTTGGTCGAATCTTTTGATCATGGCTTTTTATCATCAGCCCCTTGTGATGCAGAATCTTGGCGTACGCAGCATCCCTTTTCTCTTCTATCACAGTAAGATCAAAGCTCCGTTCGTTTTGATTGGACTTGGGGTCGTACATCACGACCCATTGGGACTCTTCACCAATTTCTGCAGGGATTATCGCTTCAGTACCATAAACTAAACAAAATGGGGTCTCACCTGTTGCTGTTCAAGGTGTAGTGCGGTACGCCCATAGAACTTCCGGCAACTCTTCGACCCAAGACCCCTTGCTCTCAAGACGCGTCTATAAATGCTACAAGATCGTTCTATTCGTCACTTCAATTTGCCCGTTAGCTTGAGGATTTGCGACCGCCGTGAAGTGTTGTGCGATCTTGAGCTCCTTACACCATTCAGTGATATTTCTCCCCTGAAATTGAGTCCCGTTGTCAGAAATTAAGATTCTAGGTACGCCAAACCTGCATATGATGTTCTTCCATATGAAGTTGATGACTTCTCTCTCTGAAATCTTGGCTACAGCTTCTGCTTCAACCCATTTAGAGAAGTACTCCACTGCTACAatgataaatttcttttgagcTTGAGCAGGGGGGAAGGGTCACATGATATCTATCGCCCACTGGTCGAAAGGACAGGCTATCTTGATCGGCTCGATGGGGATCGCTCGTTGATGAATCAAAGATGCGTATCTCTGGCAGCTCTCACACTTTTTCACTAGTTCCTTCGTGTCTTTGACCATCGTGGGCCAAAAGTATCCCTGGCTACCTTATGTGCTAGGGACCTCTCACCTGAATGATTTCCGTAGCTTCCTTCATGAATCTCCCGCATAACATATGCAGCTTTTTCTCCATCCAAGCACTTCAGTAGTGGTCCATCAACCGTTCGCTTATACAACTGTCCAAATAATAAGGTGAACCGTGCAGCTCGAAATCTCACTCTCTTTGCCTTAACAGGATCATCAGGCAAGGTGCCATCCTCGAGATACTTCACAATTTCGTCTTTCCATGATTCGACCTCAGACAGTGCCTGCACCTGCACCTTCTCTGAGATAGCTGATCGTTCTCACACTAAGGCTGTTATCTTACAATCCTTGATCCCTGACATCACTGCTCCGAATATAGACAGCGCATCTGCCTTGTCATTTTCAGCCTTGGGCACCTGCGAGATAGAACATTTATCGAACTTACTCATCCATCTCTTAACAATCTCTCTATAGGATGTCATCGTCTTCTCTCTCGTCTCATATGTCCCTTCGATCTGTAATGCGACCTGCTGAGATTCGGTGAATACTTCTAAATCCCTGGCTCCAGCTTCATACACAAGTTCCAGTCCCAGAATTAGCGCTTCATATTCAGCCTCACTATTAGTAATTGGGAAAGATAGGCTAGCTATAACTTCGATGTCAACTTCCTTTGGTACTTGAATTAATATTCCAGCACCCCCATTATTGGCATTTGAGGATCCATCTACATGCAGCATCCATTTGCAATTCTGCTCCTCGGGATCGCTGGATAACTCTATTACAAAATCGGCTAATAGCTCCGCCTTCTGTGCTGTTCTGGGCTGATAATCAATGTCATATTGCCCTAATTCAACTCCCCATTTGATTAACCTTCCAGACGCTTCTGGTCGAGACATCACATACTTCAAAGGATGGTTTGTTAACACCACTACCCTATGCGATTGAAAATATGGTCGCAACTTGCGAGCTGTGGTAACTAGTGTGAGCACCAATTTTTCCATCTCCAAGTATCTCAACTCTGCCCCTTGTAACATTTTGCTGACATAATATACGGGGCTCTGGTGTCCTTCTTCGTCCCGCACTAGCACTTTGACTGCGACCTCAGACACAGCTAAGTACAGAAATAACACTTCTCCTTCTTTAGGGTTGGTGGGCAGAGGAGGCTTTACTACGTAATTCTTTAAATCTTGCAGTGCCCTTTCACACTCTTCAGTCTATtcgaaattttttgttttctgcaaGACTTTAAAGAAGGGCAGGCTCTTATCCGCAGATCGAGAGATAAATTTGTTCAATGAAGCAATCTTAGCCGTCAATTTCTGCACCTCTTTGATCGTGGTCGGCGATCGCACGTTCATGATAGCCTGGATCTTCTCTGGGTTAGCTTCAAACCATGTTCGCTGACAATGTATCCCAAAAACTTTTCTCCACTTACACCAAACGTGCACTTATCCGGATTCAGCTTTATTCCATACGACCTCATGATTCTGAAGGTCTGCTCGAGATGTTCTAGATGATCTTGCGACCTTTTGCTCTTGACCAGCATGTCATCAACGTACACTTCCATGGTCTTACCAATGAGCTCGTCAAACATCCTATTCACAAATTGCTGATAAGTTGCCCCTGCAATCTTCAAACCGAAAGGCATAACGTTATAGCAATAAATACCTGCCTGAGTAATAAAGGATGTCTTCTCGCGATCCTCCTTAGCCATGTAAATCTGATGGTACCCTTGATAGGCATCCATCATAGAGAACATCTCAAAACCTGCAGTTGAGTCAACCATAACATCAATTCTGGACAGCGGGTAAAGATCCTTTGGACACGCTTTCTTCAAGTCAGTGAAAATTGTGCACATCCTCCATTTTCTCGACGCCTTCGGAATAAGAACCACATTAGAAAGCCATTCCATATATTGTACTTCAGAAACATACCCAGCTTTCATCAACTTTGCCACCTCTTGCTCGATTATTTTGTTCTTCTCTGCTCCAAACGACCTCCCCCTCTGTTGTACTGGTTGTGCCATTGGATCCACATTTAATTTGTGCACGTTCACCTCTGGGTTGGTGCTCTTAAAGTCTGAAGGGGTTCCACGCGAACATGTCTACATTCCTCCTCAGAAACTCGATCATAGCCGTTTCCATCTCTCCTAGGTCTTCTCCTGTTCGCCCTCCACGAGCTGCACGGCCTTGTATTCATCACTGGGCTTCATATGCTCAGCCTCATATGGTCGAAGTTTAGCCTCTTCACCCACTTTCCTCTTTTTCTGACTGGATTCCCCATTAAGCGACAGGTTATAGCATTTTTTAGCCTTCTTCTGGTCGCTGGCTACTTCTCCTATTCCGTTATTTGTggggaacttcatcttcatgtgatatgtggaaataaTCGCTCTAAATAAGTCCAGACCCGGTCTGCCCAAGATCACATTATAAGCGAACGGGGTATCAACcactaaaaaatttaccatcaGGGTTTTTCACTTAGGCTCTTCGCCCATGGATACAGGTAACTCGATCATGCCCAACGATGCTACCTCACTTCCTCCGAATCCGACAAGAGGAGTCTTCACCGGCTCGAGACGGGCATTTTCTAATCCCATTTTGTCAAccacattttttaatataatgtccGCTGAGCTCCCACTATCAACCAGTACTTTATGAAcagtgaaatttgaaatatccAGCTTAATGACCATCGGGTCGTTCATTGCCCCACTATCCACTGGCCTATCAGAACTGTCAAAGGAGATAGCTTTTTCCTCTTCAACCTTCAGCATGAACTCCCTTTCTCTGCTCGATCCCAGGGTTCTCGCGCATCTCTTCCTGGTCCTCTTCGAATCTCCTGCACTCGAACCCCctgcaattatatataaaccctTTAGTTAATGCATTGCTTCTATTTGTTGGGGCTTTGTCTGTCTTAGCAGGACCAGGGTTGCGATCTCTGCTTCTCGACCGGCTCCTCCT
This Sesamum indicum cultivar Zhongzhi No. 13 linkage group LG5, S_indicum_v1.0, whole genome shotgun sequence DNA region includes the following protein-coding sequences:
- the LOC105162366 gene encoding uncharacterized protein LOC105162366, giving the protein MAQPVQQRGRSFGAEKNKIIEQEVAKLMKAGYVSEVQYMEWLSNVVLIPKASRKWRMCTIFTDLKKACPKDLYPLSRIDVMVDSTAGFEMFSMMDAYQGYHQIYMAKEDREKTSFITQAGIYCYNVMPFGLKIAGATYQQFVNRMFDELIGKTMEVYVDDMLVKSKRSQDHLEHLEQTFRIMRSYGIKLNPDKCTFGVSGEKFLGYIVSEHVKVLVRDEEGHQSPVYYVSKMLQGAELRYLEMEKLVLTLVTTARKLRPYFQSHRVVVLTNHPLKYVMSRPEASGRLIKWGVELGQYDIDYQPRTAQKAELLADFVIELSSDPEEQNCKWMLHVDGSSNANNGGAGILIQVPKEVDIEVIASLSFPITNSEAEYEALILGLELVYEAGARDLEVFTESQQVPKAENDKADALSIFGAVMSGIKDYEIVKYLEDGTLPDDPVKAKRVRFRAARFTLLFGQLYKRTVDGPLLKCLDGEKAAYVMREIHEGSYGNHSEIGEESQWVVMYDPKSNQNERSFDLTVIEEKRDAAYAKILHHKGLMIKSHDQKIRPRQLQVGDLVLKKVDVSKHVGKLDAS